One window of the Trifolium pratense cultivar HEN17-A07 linkage group LG2, ARS_RC_1.1, whole genome shotgun sequence genome contains the following:
- the LOC123909594 gene encoding potassium transporter 4, which produces MEPESIPSSSRNPSQLSWINLSRNLLLAYQSFGVVYGDLSTSPLYVYTSTFKGKLKDHHDEETIFGVFSLIFWTLTLIPLLKYVFILLSADDNGEGGTFALYSLLCRHAKFNLLPNQQAADEELSSYKYGPSSQAGASSPLKLFLEKHRRLRTVLLVVVLFGACMVIGDGVLSPAISVLASVSGLKYTQAKFNDGELVILACVILVGLFALQHCGTHRVAFMFAPIVIVWLLSILIVGIYNIIHWNPKIIFAISPQYIVKFFIKTGTEGWISLGGILLCITGAEAMFADLGHFTASSIRIAFGFVIYPCLVMQYMGQAAFLSKNVESVHNSFYDSIPGPVFWPVFVIATMAAIVGSQATITATFSIIKQCHALGCFPRVKVVHTSKHIFGQIYIPEINWILMILTLAVTIGFQDTTLIGNAYGLACMTVMFVTTFLMALVIIFVWQKSILVASIFLLFFWVIEGVYLSAAFLKVHQGGWVPLVLSFFFLIVMYVWHYGIRRKYKYDLHNKVSLKWLLGLGPSLGIVRVPGIGLIYSELATGIPAIFTHFVTNLPAFHKVLVFVCVKSVPVPHVSPEERFLIGRACPRPYRMYRCIVRYGYKDIKKDDGEFENHLIQSIMEFIQMEAVEPQLSSSEASSFDGRMAVIGTRSLASTPSMIASEQEYADVDESIPSSRSITLRRLQSTFDDENPQVRRRRVRFQVPNSPGLDNAAREELLELIQAKEAGVAYIMGHSYVKARKSSSFLKKLVIDMGYSILRKNCRGPAVALNIPHISLIEVGMIYYV; this is translated from the exons TTGTCGTGGATTAACTTGTCTAGGAATTTATTATTAGCATATCAAAGCTTTGGTGTAGTATATGGAGATCTAAGCACATCACCTCTCTATGTGTATACAAGTACATTTAAAGGAAAGTTGAAGGACCATCATGATGAAGAAACTATCTTTGGTGttttttcattgattttttggACTCTTACATTAATACCGTTGCTTAAATACGTATTCATCCTATTGAGTGCCGATGATAATGGGGAAG GTGGGACCTTTGCTCTCTATTCACTGCTCTGTAGGCATGCCAAATTTAATTTGCTTCCAAATCAACAAGCAGCCGATGAGGAGCTGTCATCGTACAAATACGGTCCTTCGTCACAGGCTGGAGCCTCGTCTCCGTTGAAGTTGTTTTTGGAGAAGCACAGACGGTTAAGAACAGTCCTTCTTGTTGTCGTGCTATTTGGTGCTTGCATGGTCATAGGTGATGGTGTACTTTCTCCGGCCATTTCAG TTCTGGCATCGGTATCAGGATTAAAATATACACAAGCGAAATTCAATGACGGTGAACTTGTCATACTCGCATGTGTCATACTGGTTGGCCTGTTTGCTCTACAACATTGTGGCACACATAGAGTTGCATTTATGTTTGCACCAATTGTAATCGTATGGCTTCTATCGATTTTAATTGTCGGGATCTATAATATAATACACTGGAATCCAAAAATAATCTTTGCTATCTCCCCTCAATATATCGTTAAGTTCTTCATCAAGACTGGAACTGAGGGTTGGATTTCTCTCGGAGGGATACTTCTCTGTATCACTG GAGCCGAAGCTATGTTTGCAGATCTTGGTCATTTTACTGCTTCGTCAATAAGG ATTGCATTTGGTTTTGTTATATATCCATGTTTGGTAATGCAATACATGGGCCAAGCAGCTTTTTTGTCTAAAAACGTTGAGTCTGTTCATAATAGTTTTTACGACTCAATTCCCG GACCTGTATTTTGGCCTGTTTTTGTTATTGCTACAATGGCAGCTATTGTTGGGAGTCAAGCTACTATCACTGCCACTTTCTCCATCATCAAGCAGTGTCATGCACTTGGTTGTTTTCCCCGCGTCAAAGTTGTACACACCTCAAAACACATATTTGGACAGATCTACATCCCAGAAATAAACTGGATTCTTATGATCCTGACCCTTGCTGTAACCATTGGATTTCAGGACACAACCTTAATTGGAAATGCTTATG GACTTGCTTGTATGACAGTAATGTTCGTAACTACATTTCTGATGGCACTAGTCATAATCTTCGTCTGGCAGAAAAGCATCCTCGTTGCTTCAATATTCCTTTTGTTCTTTTGGGTGATAGAAGGCGTGTATCTATCAGCGGCGTTCCTAAAAGTGCACCAGGGAGGATGGGTTCCTCTTGTCTTGTCCTTCTTCTTTTTGATTGTTATGTATGTATGGCATTACGGTATTCGTAGGAAGTACAAATATGATCTACACAACAAAGTTTCATTGAAGTGGTTACTAGGTTTAGGCCCTAGTCTCGGAATTGTCCGTGTCCCAGGGATAGGTCTCATCTACTCTGAACTTGCAACAGGAATACCAGCGATATTCACTCACTTTGTAACTAACCTCCCTGCATTTCACAAGGTGTTGGTTTTTGTTTGCGTGAAATCAGTTCCTGTTCCACATGTCTCACCAGAAGAACGTTTTCTGATTGGCCGAGCTTGTCCTAGACCATATCGAATGTATAGGTGCATTGTTAGATACGGTTACAAAGACATTAAAAAGGATGACGGGGAGTTTGAGAACCATCTCATACAAAGTATAATGGAGTTTATCCAGATGGAGGCAGTGGAACCCCAACTCTCAAGTTCCGAAGCTTCTTCATTTGATGGGAGGATGGCTGTTATAGGTACCAGAAGCTTAGCATCAACGCCAAGCATGATAGCGTCCGAGCAAGAATatgctgatgtggatgaaagCATCCCTAGTAGCAGATCTATAACACTGCGACGCTTGCAATCCACTTTTGATGATGAAAACCCGCAAGTCAGAAGGCGTCGAGTAAGATTTCAAGTGCCTAACAGTCCTGGATTGGATAATGCTGCTAGAGAAGAGCTTTTAGAATTAATCCAAGCCAAAGAGGCTGGAGTCGCGTATATAATGGGACACTCGTATGTAAAGGCAAGGAAATCATCGTCATTCTTGAAAAAGCTTGTGATTGATATGGGATACTCGATTCTGCGGAAGAATTGCAGAGGTCCAGCTGTGGCACTCAACATTCCTCACATCAGTCTTATCGAAGTCGGAATGATATATTATGTCTAG
- the LOC123909595 gene encoding uncharacterized protein LOC123909595, whose protein sequence is MALNKTGNLLGTNAGDEHGLFPQYNQQELHSGITNVHHNNIPKHVGGKNAVNFVHDGRVSVSPDIPQNRENRFGLNKENGRVRYEDLTNILGLKRMDSETSSEIGDFIPKRQPAAQEIENGVSPNIFCKTQKGDGDNSGRGALKKSFSEKFSDQHGTRPPVSPPICRHERSHSNGFSGSGLLDDTLSSGKIKFLCSFGGKILPRPGDSKLRYVGGETHIISIRKDILWEELMNKTLGICSQPHTIKYQLPGEDLDALISVSSDEDLQNMIEEYHGLESHEGSQKLRIFLVPLGESEETSSTEANTVLQNDPDYQYVVALNGVIDPSPKKNTGGQSLINEANQPVTTFNFTPIIVASTLETRDGNKRIHALNPDGILNDPLNLQSALRISPTPVQVAGSSTGYVQLLGNNSCQGSIDSNASYVTAQVDSGNSSINAADCRYPQQESVTLLSDGHPRQHGDVGQPKNLNGQYFDNYNPGNGYSDEVFGGTLHNDRILRSGNPIAQPAESYGINNDPPHGMPHAFSDSQLHESGARSGYRSQEGIAPSFSLNLDKSQLSSMLGISQVNHMEGQHDPFLHDPQIQSKIPNVESAEMHRRQVMASSSPYSESVGMNDRINKDSILTDKKYLNAQTDLSGSGFVEKNIQEHSFKSERMMRNEENNHIPKKDNKVYEGNSTVNYMSELHLLDTFPTNDICAKIGMQNNREQPCEDMHPSTSGMMGLSLNNLVDKTPSDLNRKQGNDFSARNIDLNAPILIHPESSCGKSSERDHMFNFSFDPHSLKSAQIQPSHNQTTKVFHDNPTINSESLYPAVVHDDVPPSLNLPVSDLDNASNNISFMKAPSFLDDWLTSTDQMAVQFKHEHSASGLSKVEDVILGQSKNSERCNEDVTGVVPSHQKSSIVHTPHNFDEGESDVSPSHTEVESTILESDLEDFKDDQTEMNDFLSDVMIAEMEASIYGLQIIKNVDLEELMELGSGTYGTVYHGKWRGTDVAIKRIKKSCFAGRSSEQERLAKDFWREAQILSNLHHPNVLAFYGIVPDGDGGTLATVTEYMVNGSLRHVLVKNNRLLDRRKKLIIAMDAAFGMEYLHSKNIVHFDLKCDNLLVNLRDPQRPICKVGDFGLSRIKRNTLVSGGVRGTLPWMAPELLNGNSSRVSEKVDVFSFGISMWELLTGEEPYADMHCGAIIGGIVKNTLRPPIPERCDPEWRKLMEECWSRDPECRPSFTEITSRLRSMSMANQQGKGNYQAWQLRPSNEF, encoded by the exons ATGGCCTTAAATAAGACAGGAAACTTGTTAGGTACCAATGCCGGAGACGAGCATGGCTTGTTTCCTCAATACAACCAACAAGAGTTACACAGCGGTATTACAAATGTACATCATAATAATATCCCTAAACATGTTGGGGGGAAAAATGCGGTGAATTTTGTTCATGATGGAAGAGTTTCTGTTTCACCCGATATACCTCAAAATCGCGAGAATAGGTTTGGATTGAATAAGGAGAACGGCCGTGTTAGATACGAAGACCTCACCAATATTTTAGGGTTGAAGAGAATGGACTCTGAGACTTCTTCTGAGATAGGTGATTTTATCCCTAAAAGACAGCCAGCAGCACAAGAGATTGAAAACGGCGTTTCTCCTAACATTTTTTGCAAAACTCAAAAGGGAGATGGCGACAACAGTGGCCGTGGTGCGTTGAAGAAGAGCTTTAGCGAAAAATTTAGTGACCAACATGGTACTAGGCCACCTGTATCACCGCCTATTTGCAGACATGAAAGATCTCATTCCAATGGATTTTCTGGTTCTGGACTTTTAGACGATACTTTATCTTCTGGGAAAATAAAGTTTCTTTGCAGCTTTGGTGGAAAAATATTACCAAGGCCCGGTGATAGTAAACTCAGATATGTTGGCGGAGAAACCCACATTATATCTATCCGAAAGGATATTTTATGGGAAGAGCTTATGAACAAGACTTTAGGTATTTGCAGTCAACCTCACACGATCAAATACCAGCTTCCGGGGGAGGATCTTGATGCTCTAATATCGGTTTCCTCTGATGAAGATCTTCAAAATATGATAGAGGAATATCATGGACTTGAAAGTCACGAAGGTTCTCAGAAACTTCGAATATTTTTAGTTCCTTTGGGTGAATCTGAAGAGACATCATCTACCGAGGCAAACACCGTTCTGCAGAATGATCCTGATTACCAATACGTTGTTGCTTTAAACGGCGTAATAGACCCTAGTCCTAAGAAAAACACCGGTGGACAGAGTTTGATAAACGAAGCAAATCAGCCAGTGACAACTTTCAATTTTACTCCAATAATTGTGGCTTCTACTTTGGAGACCAGGGACGGTAATAAACGTATTCATGCTTTAAATCCAGATGGAATTTTGAATGATCCCTTAAATCTTCAAAGTGCATTGCGAATTTCTCCTACTCCGGTTCAAGTTGCAGGTTCTAGTACAGGTTATGTTCAATTGCTTGGTAACAACTCATGCCAGGGAAGTATTGACAGCAATGCATCATATGTTACCGCTCAGGTAGACTCCGGAAACTCGAGCATAAACGCTGCTGATTGCCGATACCCTCAACAAGAATCTGTTACCTTGTTAAGTGACGGTCATCCTCGTCAACATGGTGACGTTGGTCAGCCGAAGAATCTCAATGGACAGTATTTTGACAACTACAATCCAGGCAATGGTTACAGTGATGAAGTTTTTGGTGGAACCTTGCATAACGATAGAATACTCCGCTCTGGAAATCCGATTGCTCAACCGGCCGAATCATATGGAATTAATAATGATCCGCCTCATGGGATGCCTCATGCTTTTTCTGATTCGCAGTTGCATGAGAGTGGAGCAAGGTCTGGTTACCGCTCACAAGAAGGAATTGCCCCGTCTTTCTCCTTGAACCTTGATAAGTCCCAATTATCTTCGATGTTAGGTATCTCACAAGTGAACCATATGGAGGGTCAACATGATCCCTTCCTCCATGATCCTCAAATACAAAGTAAGATACCAAATGTGGAGTCAGCTGAGATGCATAGACGGCAAGTTATGGCATCTTCATCTCCCTACTCGGAATCAGTAGGAATGAATGATCGTATTAATAAGGATAGCATTTTAACTGACAAAAAGTACCTTAATGCTCAAACTGACTTAAGTGGATCCGGCTTTGTAGAAAAGAACATCCAGGAACATTCTTTTAAATCAGAAAGGATGAtgagaaatgaagaaaataatCATATTCCGAAGAAGGATAACAAGGTTTACGAGGGAAATTCAACTGTCAATTATATGAGTGAATTGCATCTTTTGGATACATTCCCTACTAATGATATATGTGCTAAGATTGGTATGCAAAATAATCGGGAACAACCTTGTGAGGACATGCATCCTTCGACATCAGGCATGATGGGACTCTCTCTAAATAACCTTGTGGACAAGACCCCGTCTGATCTGAATCGTAAACAAGGAAATGATTTTTCAGCCAGAAACATTGATTTAAATGCTCCGATCTTAATACATCCAGAAAGCTCGTGTGGCAAAAGTTCTGAAAGGGATCATATGTTCAATTTTTCCTTTGATCCACATTCTCTTAAATCGGCACAAATTCAGCCTTCTCATAATCAGACCACTAAAGTTTTTCATGATAATCCAACAATAAACTCGGAAAGTTTGTATCCTGCTGTAGTTCATGATGATGTCCCTCCAAGCTTAAACTTGCCGGTTAGTGACCTGGATAATGCAAGCAACAATATTTCTTTTATGAAGGCGCCTTCTTTTCTCGATGACTGGCTTACAAGCACTGATCAAATGGCTGTTCAGTTTAAACACGAACATTCTGCCTCCGGACTGTCAAAAGTTGAAGATGTAATTTTAGGACAATCGAAAAATTCAGAAAGGTGTAATGAAGATGTGACTGGTGTTGTTCCTTCACATCAAAAGTCTTCAATAGTACACACCCCGCATAATTTTGATGAAGGTGAAAGTGATGTATCTCCATCTCATACGGAAGTAGAGAGCACCATTCTAGAGTCTGATCTCGAG GATTTTAAAGACGACCAAACCGAAATGAATGACTTCCTTTCTGATGTAATGATAGCAGAAATGGAGGCGAGCATATATGGTTTGCAG ATAATTAAGAATGTTGATCTTGAAGAACTTATGGAGTTAGGATCTGGTACCTATGGAACTGTTTATCATGGAAAATGGCGAGGAACAGATGTTGCAATCAAGAGAATTAAAAAGAGCTGCTTTGCAGGGAGATCTTCTGAACAAGAACGGTTG GCAAAAGATTTCTGGAGAGAGGCACAGATCCTGTCAAATCTTCACCATCCCAATGTGCTCGCATTTTATGGAATCGTACCGGACGGAGATGGTGGAACCTTAGCAACTGTAACAGAATATATGGTTAATGGTTCCCTTAGGCATGTCCTTGTCAAGAACAACAG ATTACTAGATCGTCGTAAAAAGCTTATAATTGCCATGGATGCAGCTTTTGGTATGGAATATTTGCATTCGAAGAATATTGTCCATTTCGATTTGAAGTGTGACAATTTACTTGTCAATCTAAGGGATCCACAACGACCCATATGCAAG GTTGGAGATTTTGGATTATCAAGAATTAAACGCAATACCCTTGTATCTGGGGGTGTGCGAGGAACCCTTCCATGGATGGCACCAGAGCTGTTGAATGGTAATAGCAGTCGAGTTTCCGAAAAG GTTGATGTTTTCTCGTTTGGCATCTCAATGTGGGAGCTATTGACAGGAGAGGAACCTTATGCAGATATGCATTGTGGTGCCATTATTG GCGGAATTGTAAAGAACACACTCCGACCACCAATTCCAGAACGATGTGATCCTGAATGGAGGAAGCTTATGGAAGAATGTTGGTCACGTGACCCCGAATGTCGACCATCATTCACCGAGATAACAAGCAGGTTAAGATCTATGTCTATGGCCAATCAACAAGGAAAGGGTAATTATCAGGCATGGCAGTTGAGACCTAGTAATGAATTTTGA